A genomic segment from Flavobacterium sp. 9R encodes:
- a CDS encoding RagB/SusD family nutrient uptake outer membrane protein, whose protein sequence is MKKYLFFTIVTVFVMTLTVTSCSDEFVDRSPAYSIDSENYFNSKDDYDKALVAAYDLLQSSYVNVLLGEIASDNTLAGGESPTDVIGFQQIDDMIHTPVNSNLRDLWNWMFAGVQRANYILEFKDKTDFSGKNQIIAEARFLRAYYQFELVKWFGGIPMKGDARFKVGDEKTIKRATIQEVYASIEADLIYASANLAAVPSQKGRATKGAAQALLGKAYLYQNKYTQAASTLESLITSNTYSLVTDYNSIFEEAGENNAESVFEVQYTDIEGAGFGCLQCSEGNVAVGFNGIRNYSGSVFSPGFSFNVPTKEAANAFEIGDRRKDVAILDIEAWATSTSATFGKGNEHTGYFNRKYLPRKRSANAAGDLNLTNPNNYRAIRYADVLLMAAEAYSRGGIDDAKARLYLNQVRRRAFGDTNHDITASGAALTDFILAERRVELLGEGHRFFDLVRTGKAAGKIPGFTAGKNELFPLPIEEIQFSNGNWQQNPGY, encoded by the coding sequence ATGAAAAAGTATCTTTTTTTTACGATAGTAACCGTATTTGTTATGACACTTACAGTTACCTCTTGTTCGGATGAATTTGTAGATCGTTCTCCTGCTTACTCAATAGACTCGGAAAATTATTTTAATTCTAAAGACGATTATGACAAAGCACTTGTAGCCGCTTACGATTTATTACAATCATCTTATGTGAATGTTTTGTTGGGTGAAATTGCCTCAGATAACACACTTGCCGGTGGAGAAAGTCCAACTGATGTGATAGGTTTTCAACAAATAGACGATATGATTCATACGCCCGTAAATAGTAATTTACGTGATTTATGGAACTGGATGTTTGCTGGGGTTCAAAGAGCCAATTACATTTTGGAATTCAAAGACAAAACCGATTTTTCAGGCAAAAACCAGATCATTGCAGAAGCTCGTTTCTTACGTGCTTACTACCAATTTGAATTGGTAAAATGGTTTGGAGGTATTCCGATGAAAGGTGATGCTCGCTTTAAAGTTGGTGATGAGAAAACAATCAAAAGAGCTACAATCCAAGAAGTATATGCTTCTATTGAAGCGGATTTGATTTATGCTTCGGCAAATTTAGCTGCTGTTCCTTCTCAAAAAGGACGCGCTACCAAAGGTGCTGCACAAGCTTTACTAGGAAAAGCGTATTTGTATCAAAACAAATACACTCAGGCAGCAAGTACTTTAGAGAGTTTGATTACGTCTAATACTTATTCTTTAGTTACAGACTATAATTCCATTTTTGAAGAAGCTGGTGAAAACAATGCAGAATCTGTTTTTGAAGTACAATATACAGATATTGAAGGAGCTGGATTTGGATGTTTACAATGTAGTGAAGGGAATGTAGCAGTTGGGTTTAATGGTATTAGAAACTATTCAGGTAGTGTTTTTTCTCCTGGATTTAGTTTTAATGTTCCAACAAAAGAAGCGGCCAATGCTTTCGAAATTGGTGACCGAAGAAAAGATGTAGCTATACTAGACATCGAGGCTTGGGCAACTAGTACTAGCGCTACTTTTGGTAAAGGAAATGAACATACTGGGTATTTCAATAGAAAATATTTACCAAGAAAAAGAAGTGCTAATGCAGCGGGAGATTTGAATTTGACCAATCCTAACAACTACAGAGCGATTCGTTATGCCGATGTACTATTAATGGCTGCCGAAGCTTACAGCCGTGGTGGAATTGATGATGCCAAAGCTAGATTGTATTTGAATCAAGTACGTCGTCGTGCTTTTGGCGATACCAATCACGACATTACAGCTTCTGGAGCAGCTTTGACAGATTTTATTTTGGCAGAAAGAAGAGTAGAACTTTTGGGTGAAGGACATCGTTTCTTTGACTTGGTTAGAACTGGTAAAGCAGCTGGAAAAATTCCAGGATTTACTGCTGGTAAAAACGAATTATTCCCTTTACCTATTGAAGAAATTCAATTTTCAAACGGAAATTGGCAACAAAACCCTGGATACTAA
- a CDS encoding family 16 glycosylhydrolase, whose protein sequence is MKNILKYITAAFLLLLMVNCQDDNVEFGSLDAPTNLAVKVDIVGKSATAPNGDGSGKVLFTATADNAISYKYIFSDGTSQNAPSGIFEKGFAKPGTNTYTVTVLASGKGGITTNTTVEVTVFSNFKDEEAIKFLTGGSSKKWYWSQSEVGHLGVGPNTSHTDANFGTQNYYPAFYGAAANEKASTCLYNSVMTFSVAGDQLKFNLDNKGQTYYNGAFIGGGDDACRDLDTSGLKTVILSPSESFVSKNPNAATQTRGTVMNFSDNGFMGYYIGSSSYEILSITENRMVVRAVMGGNAFLAWYHIFTTTPPGQATGPTDYTNLVWSDEFNTDGAPDATKWGYDLGAGGWGNNESQTYTNSATNVVVQGGMLKITAKKEGSTYTSARLKSEDKYEFTYGKVEFRAKLPSGGGTWPAVWSLGQDYKTNSWPACGEIDFMEHVGNAQNVIHGTLHYPGNSGGNGNTGSTTIANASTEFHVYKTIWTPSSIKFYVDDKLFHSFANNNTVPFNKDFFLIMNVAMGGNFGGAIDPAFTQSTMEVDYIRVYQ, encoded by the coding sequence ATGAAAAATATTTTAAAATATATAACAGCTGCCTTTTTACTGCTACTTATGGTAAATTGTCAGGACGATAATGTAGAGTTCGGCTCTTTGGATGCTCCTACAAATTTAGCGGTAAAAGTAGATATCGTAGGTAAGTCTGCTACTGCTCCCAACGGAGATGGATCAGGAAAAGTGCTTTTTACAGCCACTGCTGATAATGCGATTTCTTACAAATACATTTTTAGTGATGGAACTTCTCAAAATGCCCCAAGTGGTATTTTTGAAAAAGGCTTTGCAAAACCAGGAACAAATACTTATACCGTAACTGTTTTGGCAAGTGGAAAAGGGGGAATCACTACTAATACTACTGTTGAAGTTACCGTTTTTAGTAATTTCAAAGATGAAGAGGCTATTAAATTTTTAACAGGTGGTTCTTCGAAAAAATGGTATTGGTCACAATCAGAAGTAGGTCATCTAGGCGTGGGACCAAATACTTCGCATACGGATGCCAATTTTGGAACCCAAAATTATTACCCAGCTTTCTATGGTGCAGCGGCTAATGAAAAAGCATCTACTTGTTTGTATAACAGCGTGATGACTTTCTCTGTTGCAGGCGATCAATTGAAATTTAATTTAGACAATAAGGGACAAACATATTATAACGGTGCTTTTATTGGCGGAGGTGATGATGCTTGTAGAGATTTAGATACGAGTGGACTAAAAACGGTTATTTTGAGTCCATCAGAATCATTTGTTAGCAAAAATCCAAATGCAGCTACGCAAACACGCGGAACAGTGATGAATTTTTCAGATAATGGATTTATGGGATATTATATAGGTAGTAGTTCCTATGAAATTTTATCAATTACTGAAAATCGTATGGTGGTAAGAGCGGTAATGGGTGGCAATGCATTTTTGGCATGGTACCATATTTTTACTACAACTCCACCAGGACAAGCCACTGGACCAACAGATTATACTAATCTTGTTTGGTCAGATGAATTCAATACCGATGGTGCTCCAGATGCAACCAAATGGGGGTATGATTTAGGAGCTGGCGGTTGGGGTAATAATGAATCTCAAACGTATACCAATAGTGCTACAAATGTTGTTGTTCAAGGTGGAATGCTGAAAATCACAGCTAAGAAAGAAGGTTCTACTTATACTTCAGCTCGTTTAAAATCTGAAGATAAATATGAATTCACTTATGGTAAAGTTGAATTTAGAGCCAAGTTACCTTCTGGTGGGGGAACATGGCCTGCGGTTTGGTCTTTGGGACAAGATTATAAAACAAATTCTTGGCCTGCTTGTGGTGAAATCGATTTTATGGAACATGTAGGCAATGCGCAAAATGTAATTCATGGAACGTTGCATTACCCAGGAAATTCTGGTGGAAATGGAAACACTGGTAGTACTACAATTGCCAATGCATCAACAGAATTTCATGTGTATAAAACCATTTGGACTCCATCGTCAATAAAGTTTTATGTAGATGATAAATTATTTCATTCTTTTGCAAACAACAACACAGTGCCGTTCAATAAAGACTTTTTCTTGATAATGAATGTGGCTATGGGTGGGAACTTTGGTGGAGCAATTGATCCAGCATTTACGCAATCTACTATGGAAGTGGATTACATTAGAGTATACCAATAA
- the bglX gene encoding beta-glucosidase BglX gives MILTKKKQLVMALVIAGLNLGSITAQTKPVASAVSLDKKVTSLLKKMTLEEKVGQLNQYNGFWDVTGPSPKEGQAAKKYENLKKGLVGSMLNVKGVKEVRTLQKIAVEQTRLGIPLLFGFDVIHGYKTISPIPLAESASWDLKAIQQSAAMAAEEAGAVGINWTFAPMVDVSRDARWGRVMEGAGEDPYLGSLIAKARVVGFQGDFSSNKNILACAKHFAGYAFAEAGRDYNTVDIGESTLQNVVFPPFKAAVDAGVRTFMNSFNELDGIPATGNAYLQRKILKGDWGFQGFMVSDWGSIMEMQAHGYAKDLKHAAELAINAGSDMDMESSAYVEHLVQLVREGKVKESTIDEAVKRILRTKFVLGLFDNPYKYCNEEYEKATVGKPEFHQQVLEMAKKSIVLLKNKDEILPLKKSGQKIALIGALAADKTSPLGSWRIAADDNTAVSVLEGLQAYKDNQLTYAKGADVALGEPKFVFETKINITDKSGFEEAITAAKNADIVVMVLGEHGLQSGEGRSRTDIGLPGVQQEVLEAVYAVNPKIVLVLNNGRPLALPWADEHIPAIVEAWQLGTQSGNAIAQVLYGDYNPSGKLPMTFPRNVAQVPIYYNHKNTGRPSSNEPESVFWSHYIDEKNTPLYPFGYGLSYSKFDYSDLKLSSPSFKTNGKIEVSVTVTNSGKVAGKEVVQMYIRDLFASVTRPVLELKGFEMIELQPNESKKVVFTIDEKTIEFYTANAKWEAEAGDFKVFVGGSSAQTLQADFQFAQ, from the coding sequence ATGATACTCACAAAGAAAAAACAACTTGTAATGGCCTTAGTTATTGCAGGTCTAAACCTCGGTTCTATAACTGCTCAAACTAAACCCGTTGCTTCGGCAGTTAGTTTAGATAAAAAAGTTACTTCTTTATTAAAGAAAATGACTTTAGAGGAAAAAGTGGGACAGCTAAACCAATACAATGGTTTTTGGGATGTTACGGGTCCTTCACCAAAAGAAGGTCAAGCCGCTAAAAAATATGAAAATTTAAAGAAAGGATTAGTAGGCTCGATGCTCAATGTAAAAGGAGTAAAAGAAGTTCGAACGCTACAAAAAATTGCCGTAGAACAAACTCGATTGGGTATTCCTTTATTATTTGGTTTTGACGTAATTCACGGGTATAAGACCATTAGTCCCATTCCGTTGGCAGAATCGGCGAGTTGGGACTTAAAAGCCATTCAGCAATCGGCAGCTATGGCTGCAGAAGAAGCTGGGGCTGTTGGAATCAACTGGACGTTTGCACCAATGGTAGATGTTTCTCGAGATGCACGTTGGGGTAGAGTGATGGAAGGTGCTGGCGAAGACCCATATCTTGGAAGTTTGATTGCCAAAGCTAGAGTAGTTGGTTTCCAAGGAGATTTTAGTAGCAATAAAAACATTTTGGCTTGTGCTAAACATTTTGCTGGTTATGCTTTTGCAGAAGCTGGTAGAGATTATAACACAGTCGATATTGGTGAATCTACTTTACAAAATGTAGTTTTTCCACCTTTTAAGGCTGCGGTCGATGCTGGCGTAAGAACCTTTATGAATTCTTTCAACGAATTGGATGGAATTCCTGCAACAGGTAATGCCTATTTGCAGCGAAAAATCCTAAAAGGAGATTGGGGATTTCAAGGCTTTATGGTGTCTGACTGGGGTTCTATTATGGAAATGCAAGCGCACGGTTATGCAAAAGATTTAAAACACGCTGCCGAGTTGGCTATAAATGCGGGTTCTGATATGGATATGGAATCTAGTGCTTACGTAGAGCATTTGGTTCAGCTTGTTCGCGAAGGAAAAGTAAAAGAAAGCACCATCGATGAAGCTGTAAAACGTATTTTGAGAACCAAATTTGTTTTAGGCTTATTTGATAATCCATATAAATATTGCAACGAGGAATATGAAAAAGCGACTGTAGGTAAACCTGAATTCCATCAACAGGTTTTAGAAATGGCTAAAAAATCAATTGTATTGTTGAAAAACAAAGATGAGATTTTACCACTTAAGAAATCAGGTCAAAAAATAGCGTTAATTGGTGCACTTGCAGCAGATAAAACTAGTCCATTGGGTAGTTGGCGTATTGCAGCCGATGACAATACCGCAGTTTCTGTTTTAGAAGGATTACAAGCTTACAAAGACAATCAGTTGACCTATGCAAAAGGCGCCGATGTAGCTTTAGGAGAACCAAAGTTTGTTTTTGAAACCAAAATCAATATTACAGACAAAAGCGGTTTTGAAGAGGCAATTACTGCTGCCAAAAATGCGGATATCGTGGTAATGGTTCTTGGAGAACACGGTTTGCAATCTGGCGAAGGACGCAGTAGAACTGATATTGGTTTGCCAGGCGTGCAACAAGAAGTACTTGAGGCGGTTTATGCCGTAAATCCAAAAATTGTTTTAGTCTTAAATAATGGTCGTCCGCTGGCTTTGCCTTGGGCTGACGAACATATTCCAGCGATTGTTGAAGCTTGGCAATTAGGAACACAAAGCGGTAACGCAATTGCTCAAGTGTTATATGGCGATTACAATCCTAGTGGAAAATTACCTATGACCTTTCCTAGAAATGTAGCTCAAGTTCCTATTTACTATAATCATAAAAATACAGGAAGACCATCCTCAAATGAGCCAGAGAGTGTTTTTTGGTCGCATTATATCGATGAAAAAAACACGCCTCTTTATCCTTTTGGTTACGGGTTGAGTTATTCCAAATTTGACTATTCAGATTTGAAATTATCGTCACCTTCATTTAAAACGAATGGTAAAATCGAAGTTTCAGTTACGGTTACCAATTCTGGTAAAGTGGCTGGTAAAGAAGTGGTTCAAATGTATATCAGGGATTTATTTGCTAGTGTTACACGACCTGTTTTAGAATTGAAAGGATTTGAAATGATAGAGTTACAGCCCAATGAATCCAAAAAAGTAGTTTTTACGATTGATGAAAAAACAATCGAGTTCTATACTGCCAATGCAAAATGGGAAGCTGAAGCTGGCGATTTCAAAGTATTTGTAGGCGGAAGTTCTGCACAAACATTACAGGCAGATTTTCAATTTGCCCAATAA
- a CDS encoding family 16 glycosylhydrolase — MKKYIILILGVVSFSFAQQTQRKLVWEENFNGKTLDEKVWNIEIGDGCPNCGWGNNERQLYTDSNHAIEKGNLVIKAKKEGNKYTSTRINTKSKKEFQYGRFEIRAKLPVANGLWPAFWMLGSNFKEAGWPKCGEIDILEYVGREPHVIFNSLHTQDSHGNTINTKKTTIPDIEKGFHLYAIDWDKDKIAFYVDNQLTYTFQPKEKNENTWPYNQPFYFLANLAIGGNFGGQIVDDAALPDYFYIDYIKVYQ; from the coding sequence ATGAAAAAGTATATAATACTAATACTAGGAGTGGTGAGTTTTAGTTTTGCTCAGCAAACGCAACGAAAACTAGTCTGGGAAGAAAATTTTAACGGAAAAACTCTAGACGAAAAAGTCTGGAATATTGAAATTGGTGATGGGTGTCCTAACTGCGGTTGGGGAAACAATGAACGACAATTGTACACCGATTCGAATCACGCGATAGAAAAGGGGAATTTGGTAATTAAAGCCAAAAAAGAAGGCAATAAATACACTTCAACTAGAATCAATACCAAAAGCAAAAAGGAGTTCCAATACGGTCGATTTGAGATTAGAGCCAAATTACCTGTGGCCAATGGTTTATGGCCTGCCTTTTGGATGCTGGGTTCTAACTTCAAAGAAGCAGGTTGGCCAAAATGTGGTGAGATTGATATTTTAGAATACGTAGGCCGTGAACCACACGTTATTTTTAATTCATTGCATACACAAGACAGTCACGGAAATACCATAAATACTAAGAAAACTACCATTCCAGATATCGAGAAAGGCTTTCATTTGTATGCTATCGATTGGGATAAAGACAAAATTGCTTTCTATGTAGACAATCAATTAACTTACACTTTTCAACCCAAAGAAAAGAATGAAAACACTTGGCCCTACAATCAACCGTTTTATTTCCTTGCCAATTTGGCGATTGGAGGTAATTTTGGTGGACAAATAGTAGACGATGCGGCACTACCTGATTATTTTTATATTGATTATATCAAAGTATATCAATAA
- a CDS encoding RNA polymerase sigma factor: MAGKQFTDAYLVQEYVSGNEKALELLIKRHESKIFGFIYSKIPDRDVANDIFQDTFIKVIRTLKSTSYNEEGKFLPWVMRIAHNLIIDHFRKNKKMPLYRETEDFSIFSVMSDDSLTIENQLIASQVEIDLRRIINELPDDQKEVVMMRMYQDMSFKEISEVTGVSINTALGRMRYALLNLRKVIDKHQIILTN, encoded by the coding sequence ATGGCTGGTAAACAATTCACCGACGCGTATTTAGTTCAAGAGTATGTTTCTGGTAACGAAAAGGCACTAGAACTATTAATCAAACGCCACGAATCCAAAATCTTCGGATTCATTTATTCTAAAATTCCAGATCGTGATGTAGCGAATGATATCTTCCAAGATACATTCATCAAAGTAATTCGTACCTTAAAATCAACCTCTTATAACGAAGAAGGCAAGTTTTTACCTTGGGTAATGCGTATTGCCCACAATCTCATTATTGATCATTTTAGAAAAAACAAAAAAATGCCACTCTACAGAGAAACCGAAGATTTTTCCATTTTCTCTGTAATGTCTGATGATTCATTAACTATCGAAAACCAATTGATCGCTTCTCAAGTCGAAATAGACCTTCGTCGCATCATAAACGAATTACCTGATGATCAAAAAGAAGTGGTAATGATGCGTATGTACCAAGATATGAGTTTCAAGGAAATCTCAGAGGTGACAGGGGTTAGCATCAATACCGCCTTAGGAAGAATGCGATATGCTTTGCTTAATTTGAGAAAAGTTATCGACAAACATCAAATTATTTTAACGAATTGA
- the nth gene encoding endonuclease III — protein sequence MTKQERVTFVINTLKEFYPTIPIPLDHKDPYTLLVAVLLSAQCTDVRVNQITPLLFAKADNPYDMVKLSVEEIKEIIRPCGLSPMKSKGIYGLSEILIEKHNGQVPQSFEALEELPAVGHKTASVVMSQAFGVPAFPVDTHIHRLMYRWNLTNGKNVVQTEKDAKRLFPEELWNDLHLQIIWYGREYSPARGWDIEKDIITKTIGRKSVIDDYYKGK from the coding sequence ATGACCAAACAGGAGCGCGTAACATTTGTTATAAATACGTTAAAAGAATTCTACCCAACGATTCCGATTCCCTTAGATCATAAGGATCCGTACACTTTATTGGTCGCTGTTTTGCTTTCAGCACAGTGCACAGATGTGCGGGTAAACCAAATTACACCGCTGCTATTTGCCAAAGCGGATAATCCTTATGATATGGTGAAATTATCGGTAGAGGAGATTAAAGAAATCATTCGTCCGTGTGGTTTGTCGCCTATGAAATCAAAAGGAATTTATGGTTTGTCTGAGATTTTAATTGAGAAGCATAATGGTCAAGTGCCACAGAGTTTTGAAGCGCTAGAGGAATTGCCTGCTGTGGGACACAAAACGGCTAGTGTAGTGATGTCCCAAGCTTTTGGTGTACCTGCTTTTCCGGTTGACACGCACATTCATAGGTTGATGTATCGCTGGAATTTAACGAACGGAAAAAACGTAGTTCAGACTGAAAAAGATGCCAAGCGATTGTTTCCTGAAGAGCTTTGGAACGACTTGCACCTGCAAATTATTTGGTATGGCAGAGAATATTCGCCTGCGAGAGGTTGGGATATCGAGAAAGATATCATCACCAAAACCATTGGTCGAAAATCTGTTATTGACGACTATTATAAAGGAAAGTAA
- the bcp gene encoding thioredoxin-dependent thiol peroxidase → MTTLQKGDQAPSFSGVDQDGKTHQLADYAGKKLVVFFYPKASTPGCTAEACDLRDNYARFEAQNYALLGVSADSAKAQAKFKDKYEFPFPLLADEDKSVIQAFGVWGPKKFMGKEYDGIHRTTFVIDEKGIIEDVITDVKTKVHASQILK, encoded by the coding sequence ATGACCACATTACAAAAAGGAGACCAAGCTCCATCATTTTCAGGAGTTGATCAAGACGGAAAAACACATCAATTAGCAGACTATGCAGGAAAGAAACTAGTCGTTTTTTTCTACCCAAAAGCGAGCACGCCAGGTTGTACTGCCGAGGCTTGTGATTTAAGAGACAATTACGCCCGATTTGAAGCACAAAACTATGCGTTACTTGGTGTTAGTGCCGATAGTGCCAAAGCGCAAGCCAAGTTCAAAGACAAATACGAATTTCCATTCCCATTATTGGCTGACGAAGACAAATCTGTTATCCAAGCCTTTGGGGTTTGGGGACCTAAAAAGTTTATGGGAAAAGAATATGATGGGATTCACCGTACCACTTTTGTTATTGATGAAAAAGGAATCATCGAGGACGTAATCACTGACGTAAAAACAAAAGTACACGCGTCACAGATTTTGAAATAA
- a CDS encoding YciI family protein: MKKALLLFTILLLYTSSYAQNDNPKYDASLALQLGADEYGMKSYVFVLLKTGTNTTTDEQFIADCFAGHMTNIAKLANAKKLIVAGPMGKNEANLRGIFILNVATIEEANQLLETDPAIKAKLLSAEVFPWYGSAALPEYLPYHDKVWKMNH, translated from the coding sequence ATGAAAAAAGCACTATTACTTTTTACGATACTTTTATTATATACTTCAAGCTATGCTCAAAATGACAATCCAAAATATGATGCTTCTTTAGCACTACAACTTGGAGCAGATGAGTATGGAATGAAAAGCTATGTTTTTGTATTGCTAAAAACAGGCACTAATACAACGACAGATGAACAATTCATAGCGGATTGTTTTGCTGGCCATATGACGAATATTGCAAAATTGGCTAACGCTAAAAAGTTGATTGTGGCTGGGCCAATGGGTAAGAATGAAGCCAATTTGAGAGGTATTTTTATCCTGAATGTTGCCACGATTGAAGAAGCAAATCAATTATTAGAAACCGATCCAGCTATCAAGGCAAAATTATTAAGTGCCGAGGTGTTTCCTTGGTATGGTTCAGCGGCATTACCTGAATACTTGCCATATCACGATAAAGTTTGGAAAATGAACCATTAA
- a CDS encoding TonB-dependent receptor gives MDTKKIKLKGDKVIEQIPSIKDKALRINLNENIYGTFAEIGAGQETVRHFFRAGGSSGTIAKAMSAYDKDFSDAVYGIEEDGRYVTESRLKKMLTFEGELIEERLSRVKHPNKLFFSYANTVATIDFAKQFKGHGWVGIRYQLDPAEAYNEIIIHIRFKETDSRLQQETLGILGVNLIYGAFYKYNDPKKLLRYLYDHLDKDQLEIDTINFSGPRFAEVDNRLMSLQLVKNGMTDAVMFNPEGKNILPAAILYKKNILAFRGSFRPVTKVNMDMYENSIKMFLEENKVEKENTQVIFEITLSNLRSDGEIDERDFMDRAELLCSLGQTVMISNFQEYYKVVEYFANYTKARMGLAMGVNNLVDIFDEKYYRHLSGGILEAFGKLFYRDMKVFLYPMLGEEGEVITSENLKVHPRMKELYKFFKFNGKVVDITDYDPTILEVFSREVLKMISQGKPGWEPMLPSGVAEIIKKQRLFGYDPEKVLQA, from the coding sequence ATGGATACAAAAAAAATCAAACTTAAGGGAGATAAAGTCATTGAGCAAATACCATCCATAAAGGATAAAGCACTGCGAATAAATCTCAACGAAAATATTTACGGAACATTTGCTGAAATTGGTGCGGGACAAGAAACGGTAAGACATTTTTTTAGAGCAGGAGGTTCTTCTGGAACGATTGCGAAAGCAATGTCGGCTTATGATAAAGATTTTAGTGATGCAGTTTACGGAATCGAAGAAGATGGACGATATGTAACCGAAAGTCGTCTCAAAAAGATGTTGACTTTTGAAGGAGAATTGATTGAAGAACGTTTAAGCAGAGTAAAACACCCCAACAAATTATTTTTTAGCTACGCCAATACAGTAGCAACCATCGATTTTGCAAAGCAATTCAAAGGCCACGGTTGGGTAGGTATACGCTATCAATTGGATCCAGCAGAAGCCTATAACGAAATCATCATTCACATTCGTTTTAAAGAAACAGATTCTCGTTTACAACAAGAAACTTTAGGTATCCTTGGGGTAAATTTAATTTATGGCGCTTTTTATAAATACAACGATCCAAAAAAATTATTACGCTATTTATACGATCACTTAGACAAAGATCAATTAGAGATTGATACCATCAACTTTTCGGGGCCACGATTTGCAGAAGTTGACAACCGATTGATGAGTTTACAATTGGTAAAAAACGGAATGACCGATGCGGTAATGTTCAATCCAGAAGGAAAAAACATCTTGCCAGCAGCCATTTTATACAAAAAGAATATTCTAGCTTTTAGAGGTAGTTTCCGTCCTGTTACTAAAGTAAATATGGATATGTATGAAAACTCCATAAAAATGTTCTTGGAGGAAAACAAAGTAGAAAAAGAAAATACCCAAGTAATTTTTGAAATTACGCTATCGAATTTACGTTCAGATGGTGAGATTGACGAGAGAGATTTTATGGATAGAGCCGAGTTGCTATGTTCTTTGGGTCAAACCGTAATGATCTCTAATTTCCAAGAGTATTACAAAGTGGTAGAATATTTTGCTAATTATACCAAAGCCCGTATGGGATTAGCGATGGGGGTTAACAACTTGGTTGATATCTTCGACGAGAAATACTACCGTCACTTGAGTGGTGGAATTCTTGAAGCATTTGGTAAATTATTCTATCGTGATATGAAAGTATTCTTATATCCAATGCTTGGCGAAGAGGGAGAAGTTATTACCTCTGAAAATCTTAAAGTACATCCAAGAATGAAAGAATTGTACAAGTTCTTTAAATTCAACGGAAAAGTGGTAGATATTACAGATTACGACCCAACAATCCTAGAAGTATTCTCTAGAGAAGTACTCAAAATGATTAGCCAAGGAAAACCAGGATGGGAACCTATGTTGCCTTCTGGAGTGGCAGAGATCATCAAAAAACAACGCTTATTTGGTTACGATCCAGAAAAAGTATTACAAGCATAA
- a CDS encoding MBL fold metallo-hydrolase, with translation MNIYFLGTGTSQGIPIIGSTHPVCKSTDYKDKRLRVSLWMSWGDHSYVIDCGPDFRQQMLASDCQKVDGILFTHEHSDHTAGLDDIRPFNFRQGEMPIYAHQRVIENLKKRFDYVFETENRYPGAPSVKTIEVINNQPFVLGGKTVIPIDVMHGDLQVFGYRVDDFAYLTDVKTVAPEEVEKLKNLEVLVLNALRITPHNTHFNLQEALDFIALVQPKKTYLTHISHLLGFHEDVQKELPENVFLAYDNLVITL, from the coding sequence TTGAACATCTATTTTTTAGGCACTGGCACTTCTCAAGGAATTCCAATCATTGGGAGTACCCATCCTGTTTGTAAAAGCACTGATTATAAGGATAAAAGACTTCGTGTCTCACTATGGATGTCCTGGGGAGACCATTCTTACGTTATCGATTGCGGTCCCGACTTTAGACAGCAAATGTTGGCATCGGATTGTCAAAAAGTAGACGGAATTTTATTTACTCACGAACATTCAGATCATACTGCGGGTTTAGACGATATTCGTCCGTTTAACTTTAGACAAGGCGAAATGCCAATTTATGCGCATCAACGCGTAATCGAAAATTTGAAAAAGCGTTTTGATTACGTTTTTGAAACCGAAAACAGATATCCAGGCGCTCCTTCGGTAAAAACGATTGAAGTAATCAATAACCAACCTTTTGTATTGGGTGGTAAAACGGTTATTCCAATTGATGTTATGCACGGCGATTTACAGGTTTTTGGATATAGAGTTGATGATTTCGCGTATTTGACGGATGTGAAAACGGTAGCTCCAGAAGAAGTTGAAAAATTGAAAAATCTTGAGGTTTTGGTCTTGAATGCTTTGCGCATCACCCCTCATAATACCCATTTTAATCTTCAAGAAGCGCTCGATTTTATTGCTTTAGTACAGCCTAAAAAAACATATCTGACGCATATCAGTCATTTATTAGGCTTTCACGAAGATGTTCAAAAAGAATTACCAGAAAATGTATTTTTGGCCTACGATAATTTAGTTATTACCCTTTAA